In Epilithonimonas zeae, a single window of DNA contains:
- a CDS encoding HesB/IscA family protein, with amino-acid sequence MIQVSDQAKSKAAQLMTEEGFNPETDYIRVGVKSGGCSGLEYVLKFDNVKNETDQIFEDNGVRVIIEKKSILYLAGTTLEYSGGLNGKGFIFNNPNAARTCGCGESFSL; translated from the coding sequence ATGATACAAGTAAGCGATCAGGCAAAATCAAAAGCGGCTCAGTTGATGACTGAAGAAGGCTTCAACCCTGAGACCGACTATATAAGAGTGGGCGTAAAAAGTGGCGGATGTTCCGGACTAGAATACGTTTTGAAGTTTGATAATGTAAAAAATGAAACCGACCAAATCTTTGAAGATAATGGCGTACGTGTAATCATCGAGAAAAAATCGATTCTTTATCTTGCAGGTACAACTCTGGAATATTCAGGAGGTTTGAATGGAAAAGGTTTTATTTTTAATAATCCGAATGCTGCAAGAACTTGCGGTTGCGGAGAATCTTTTAGTTTATAA
- a CDS encoding GLPGLI family protein, translated as MKKIFILMMLFFFFGEMMSQTERYVYRTEVNPDTINLVDMKVETTFLDVKNNQSLFISESKLLRDSLVAVLKSQGNLDVKKSKKNKQEFPKLANGKSIQPTFFEYFIKKNYENRAINLVENIGSRQVYYQEDRKMNWDVSQQTSDFNGYKVQKATVNFGGRTWTAWFAPEIKISDGPYKLSGLPGLILKLEDDKGDYKFNFVKKISIPNTFTEDIKADARKSTRINFQGDKASVKMEMAKSKDSEIDLDNFNPGGGRGMHQRGGMNSGFGGQPGQGMNGGTPGNEVGNGQADIQMGNSQGNSGGNNASTINFGNSNPIELSNKY; from the coding sequence ATGAAGAAGATTTTTATTTTGATGATGCTGTTTTTCTTTTTTGGAGAAATGATGAGCCAGACCGAAAGATATGTTTATCGTACGGAAGTGAATCCTGATACGATAAATCTTGTAGATATGAAGGTTGAGACGACTTTTCTGGATGTGAAAAATAATCAATCGTTATTCATCAGTGAAAGCAAATTGTTGAGAGATTCTTTGGTCGCAGTCTTGAAAAGTCAGGGAAATCTGGATGTGAAAAAATCAAAAAAGAATAAGCAGGAATTCCCAAAATTAGCTAACGGAAAATCAATCCAACCTACTTTCTTCGAATATTTCATCAAGAAAAATTATGAAAACAGAGCGATAAATCTTGTAGAAAATATTGGCTCGAGACAGGTTTATTATCAGGAAGACCGAAAAATGAATTGGGATGTTTCTCAACAGACTTCGGATTTTAATGGTTATAAAGTTCAGAAAGCGACTGTAAATTTTGGTGGAAGAACTTGGACGGCTTGGTTTGCTCCGGAAATTAAAATCTCTGATGGGCCTTACAAACTATCAGGATTGCCAGGATTGATTTTGAAGCTGGAAGATGATAAAGGCGATTACAAATTTAATTTTGTTAAAAAAATATCAATTCCGAATACTTTTACGGAAGATATAAAAGCAGACGCTAGAAAATCAACAAGAATTAATTTCCAAGGTGATAAGGCTTCTGTAAAAATGGAAATGGCGAAGAGTAAAGATTCGGAAATTGATTTGGATAATTTCAATCCAGGTGGTGGAAGAGGGATGCATCAAAGAGGTGGAATGAACAGCGGATTTGGTGGTCAACCCGGACAAGGAATGAATGGTGGAACGCCAGGTAACGAAGTAGGAAACGGACAAGCTGATATACAGATGGGCAATTCACAAGGGAACTCAGGTGGAAATAACGCTTCTACGATAAATTTCGGAAACTCCAATCCAATTGAACTAAGTAACAAATATTAA
- a CDS encoding GLPGLI family protein, producing MKLLKILSVCAMPLLMAQQNTRFVYQATLSPDSTNVEKKTELAYLDTDGKKSVFYAENSMKRDSLMERMRATKNFDREQMQNLRSNLQFTIEKDLTNQSLVYKSRIGRDNYSYPETPVFEWKILPETVKIGDYQTQKAETKFGGRTWYAWFTQEIPFQDGPYKFYGLPGLIVKVQDAKGDYSFDLMQTKKIADIYQPLNRGQIITLSKSKYTDMEKKMQKDPASFVNAQRNTGGRGGGNRPGMDPKEMQERQKRMEAEIKSRNNPIELK from the coding sequence ATGAAATTATTAAAAATATTAAGCGTATGTGCAATGCCATTGCTTATGGCGCAACAAAATACACGCTTTGTTTATCAGGCAACATTATCTCCTGATTCTACTAATGTTGAGAAAAAGACGGAGTTGGCTTATCTGGATACAGATGGAAAAAAATCTGTGTTCTATGCAGAAAATTCTATGAAAAGAGATTCTTTGATGGAAAGGATGCGTGCAACCAAAAATTTTGACAGAGAACAAATGCAGAATTTGAGAAGCAATCTCCAATTTACTATAGAAAAGGATCTTACTAATCAAAGCTTGGTTTATAAATCAAGAATTGGTAGAGATAATTATTCTTATCCGGAAACACCCGTTTTTGAATGGAAAATCTTACCAGAAACTGTGAAAATTGGAGATTATCAAACGCAAAAAGCAGAAACAAAATTTGGTGGCAGGACTTGGTACGCTTGGTTCACACAAGAAATTCCTTTTCAGGATGGACCTTACAAATTCTATGGTTTACCAGGTTTGATTGTAAAAGTTCAGGATGCAAAAGGCGATTATTCCTTCGATTTGATGCAAACTAAGAAGATTGCAGATATATATCAACCTTTGAACCGAGGGCAAATTATCACGCTTTCCAAATCTAAATATACCGATATGGAGAAGAAAATGCAAAAAGACCCGGCAAGTTTTGTGAATGCTCAAAGAAATACTGGTGGGCGAGGTGGCGGAAACCGACCAGGAATGGACCCAAAAGAAATGCAGGAAAGACAAAAACGAATGGAGGCTGAAATCAAAAGCCGAAATAATCCTATTGAATTGAAATAA
- a CDS encoding LptE family protein, translating to MVRSQKSEVRSLKRIVIFSLFSLFLVLTSCYSFSGSSLREDMKTIKINMFPNNAANNLPSLSQDFTVALQNRFLQRSGLKGALENPDLLIEGEITDYNITPTSIGAATTSTTGNVVQAQQNKLTITVKVHYENSKDPTLSFDRTYSDEAVFNSDLDLNTIETSQVKIVNERIIVKIFNDIVANW from the coding sequence ATGGTCAGAAGTCAGAAATCAGAAGTCAGAAGTCTGAAAAGAATTGTAATTTTTTCTCTTTTCTCTTTATTTTTAGTACTTACAAGCTGTTATAGTTTCTCAGGTTCTTCTTTGAGAGAAGATATGAAAACTATAAAAATCAATATGTTTCCGAACAATGCGGCCAATAATCTCCCAAGTTTAAGTCAGGATTTTACGGTAGCTTTGCAAAATCGTTTTCTTCAAAGATCTGGTTTGAAAGGCGCTTTGGAAAATCCGGATTTGTTGATAGAAGGTGAAATAACAGATTATAATATCACGCCAACAAGTATTGGTGCTGCGACCACTTCTACAACTGGAAATGTAGTTCAGGCACAACAAAACAAGTTAACGATTACTGTAAAAGTACATTACGAAAACAGCAAAGATCCGACATTGAGTTTTGACAGAACTTACAGTGATGAAGCGGTTTTCAACAGTGATTTGGACTTGAACACAATAGAAACCTCACAGGTAAAAATCGTGAACGAGAGAATCATCGTCAAAATTTTCAATGATATTGTAGCCAATTGGTAA
- a CDS encoding sigma-54 interaction domain-containing protein — MADLQSIKARFGIIGNFPALNRALEKSIQVAPTDISVLVIGESGVGKEFIPKIIHSESRRKHQPYIVVNCGAIPEGTIDSELFGHEKGAFTGATSTRKGYFEVADGGTIFLDEVGELPLQTQVRLLRVLESGEFMKVGSSQVQKTNVRIVAATNVNMMKAIQDGRFREDLYYRLNTVQIDMPALRERKGDIHLLFRKFAIDFAEKYRMPELRLTDDAVAYLENYAFPGNVRQLRNLVEQMTVVEQNREVNSVKLAEYIPLNANLPAVVQKGGGGSSSSDFGSEREIMYKVLFDMRNDINDLKSLTSELIKSRGSSDLSSQEKNLINRIYTPESAQSANPNSLLYFENNNNNQSQIHHPTIISEDEDHHYNDVEDIEIEEARPESLSLQNNEKDLIIKALEKHKGRRNKAADELGISQRTLYRKIKQYNLEE, encoded by the coding sequence ATGGCAGACTTACAATCCATAAAAGCACGTTTCGGAATCATTGGGAATTTTCCCGCTTTGAACCGCGCTTTAGAAAAATCTATACAAGTAGCACCTACAGATATTTCCGTTCTCGTAATTGGGGAAAGTGGTGTTGGTAAGGAATTTATACCGAAAATTATACATTCAGAATCCAGAAGAAAACACCAGCCTTACATTGTCGTAAACTGTGGTGCAATCCCAGAAGGAACAATTGATTCAGAATTGTTTGGGCACGAAAAAGGCGCTTTTACTGGCGCAACTTCTACGAGAAAAGGTTATTTCGAAGTAGCAGATGGTGGAACAATTTTCCTTGACGAAGTTGGAGAATTACCTTTACAAACTCAGGTTCGTCTTTTGAGAGTTTTGGAAAGTGGAGAATTTATGAAAGTTGGTTCATCCCAAGTTCAAAAAACGAATGTAAGAATCGTGGCTGCAACGAATGTCAATATGATGAAAGCTATCCAAGATGGACGTTTCCGTGAAGATTTGTATTATCGTTTGAACACGGTTCAGATTGATATGCCAGCTTTGCGAGAAAGAAAAGGCGACATTCATTTGTTATTCAGAAAGTTTGCGATAGATTTTGCTGAGAAATACAGAATGCCGGAATTGAGATTAACAGACGATGCTGTTGCCTATCTCGAAAATTATGCATTTCCAGGAAACGTTCGTCAGCTGAGAAATTTGGTAGAGCAAATGACAGTTGTGGAGCAAAACCGCGAAGTTAATTCTGTAAAATTAGCCGAATATATCCCGTTGAATGCTAATCTTCCAGCTGTTGTTCAAAAAGGTGGCGGCGGAAGTTCCAGCTCAGATTTCGGTTCGGAGAGAGAAATTATGTACAAAGTTCTCTTTGATATGAGAAACGACATCAATGATTTAAAATCCTTAACTTCGGAACTTATTAAAAGTAGAGGAAGTTCTGACCTTAGTTCTCAGGAAAAAAATCTGATTAACAGGATTTATACGCCGGAATCAGCTCAGAGTGCAAACCCGAATTCTTTGCTTTACTTCGAAAATAATAACAATAATCAAAGTCAGATTCATCATCCAACGATTATTTCTGAGGACGAAGACCATCATTATAACGATGTAGAAGATATTGAGATTGAGGAAGCAAGACCAGAATCTTTATCACTTCAAAACAACGAAAAAGATTTGATTATCAAAGCCTTGGAGAAGCACAAAGGAAGAAGAAACAAAGCTGCGGACGAATTGGGAATTTCGCAAAGAACACTTTACAGAAAAATAAAACAATATAATCTAGAAGAGTAA
- a CDS encoding tetratricopeptide repeat protein — protein sequence MERFQKYYLSLIFLAIYSQISAQANCNIFTEENCRKACEISNQAGEYQGLSLSQLAFDKAIEICPTYDNAYFEKSVPYLKNGDFITWKALIDKAVELNPKEHLGYRAWCGYQFLRDYKGAIQDFDELEKYYPDNLGYSKNGDYNLYVVKAICYSAINQKDKAIQILENLFKTKDYHFGLYDYYQLGVTYFETGKYDKALENFEKQSKVYDFAENIYFRSKVSKIRNKDYLDLKSLALKSYDEGKTMKDAYTHHFNKIYRVQITEL from the coding sequence ATGGAAAGGTTTCAGAAATATTACCTTAGTTTAATTTTCCTTGCGATATATTCTCAGATTTCCGCACAGGCTAATTGCAATATTTTCACAGAAGAAAATTGCAGGAAAGCCTGTGAAATTTCCAATCAAGCAGGAGAATACCAAGGACTTTCTTTGTCACAATTAGCATTTGACAAAGCCATAGAAATTTGTCCAACTTACGACAATGCTTATTTTGAAAAATCTGTTCCTTATCTCAAAAACGGAGATTTCATCACTTGGAAAGCTCTGATTGACAAAGCAGTGGAGCTTAATCCTAAAGAACATTTGGGATATCGTGCTTGGTGTGGATATCAGTTTCTGAGAGATTACAAAGGCGCGATTCAGGATTTTGATGAGCTTGAAAAATATTATCCTGATAATTTAGGATATTCCAAAAACGGAGATTACAACTTATATGTCGTAAAAGCAATCTGTTACAGTGCTATCAATCAAAAAGATAAAGCAATTCAAATTTTAGAAAATCTTTTTAAAACTAAGGATTATCATTTTGGACTTTACGATTATTATCAATTAGGCGTTACTTATTTTGAAACTGGGAAATACGATAAAGCCTTAGAAAATTTTGAAAAACAAAGCAAAGTTTACGATTTTGCAGAAAATATATATTTTAGAAGCAAAGTTTCTAAAATCAGGAACAAAGATTATTTGGATTTGAAAAGTTTAGCCTTAAAGTCCTACGACGAAGGTAAAACAATGAAAGATGCTTACACCCATCACTTCAACAAGATTTACAGAGTTCAAATCACTGAACTGTAG
- a CDS encoding S41 family peptidase — MKRLVLIFLFLTLSLSISAQMGNEKWNEDIKYLQSNLTNKHYNLFALRSEADFTKELNNIIAKSNNLTDFQVALKVQQALAKQGDTHTNLSFKKFIDKNEILPLGLYFFGNDIHITLTTSENKELMGGKILAVNDFDIKTITDSLSTLFPNENSGIFRNRIPEILPLNQVLRNFGFSKTDAVKIKYEKDGKIAEKTVFPSIITKENRVKTTPKTLTFVQENKKKYFEKKYFDQEKILYVLYNVCTTNEKRNSSSENPLSFEEFEDSVFKIIKDNKVDKLIFDMRQNGGGSSKQGREFVKKLSQNRDINKKGHLFVVLGRDTFSSAILNATDFQDETKAIFVGEETSGKPNHYGEIQSFELPNSKLKLTYSTYYFIRTKKKNVNTIKPDYLVETSFNDYVNGIDPVFEFIKSYH, encoded by the coding sequence ATGAAAAGACTGGTTTTAATTTTCTTATTTCTAACATTATCCTTGAGCATCTCTGCGCAAATGGGTAATGAAAAGTGGAATGAGGACATAAAATACCTACAAAGCAATCTTACCAATAAGCATTACAATCTTTTTGCACTCCGTTCTGAAGCGGATTTCACAAAAGAACTTAATAATATTATTGCTAAATCGAATAATCTTACTGATTTTCAAGTTGCTTTGAAGGTACAACAAGCTCTTGCAAAACAAGGCGATACGCACACCAATTTGTCATTTAAAAAGTTCATTGATAAAAATGAAATCTTGCCTTTGGGTTTGTATTTCTTTGGGAATGATATACACATTACACTTACAACTTCTGAAAATAAAGAATTGATGGGTGGAAAAATATTGGCTGTTAATGATTTTGATATTAAAACAATTACAGATAGTTTATCTACGCTTTTTCCTAATGAAAACTCAGGGATTTTCAGAAATCGTATTCCGGAGATTTTACCTCTTAATCAAGTTCTCAGAAACTTTGGCTTTTCCAAAACCGATGCTGTAAAGATAAAATATGAAAAGGATGGAAAAATAGCTGAAAAAACCGTTTTTCCATCTATAATAACAAAGGAAAACCGAGTAAAAACCACTCCAAAAACCTTGACTTTCGTTCAGGAAAACAAGAAGAAATATTTCGAGAAAAAATATTTTGACCAAGAGAAAATCCTGTATGTACTTTACAATGTTTGTACAACCAACGAAAAGCGTAATTCGTCTTCTGAGAATCCGTTGAGTTTTGAAGAATTTGAAGATTCGGTTTTTAAAATCATCAAGGATAATAAAGTCGATAAGCTGATTTTTGATATGCGTCAAAATGGTGGCGGAAGCTCAAAACAAGGTCGAGAATTTGTTAAAAAACTGTCTCAGAATCGTGACATTAATAAAAAAGGTCATCTTTTTGTGGTTTTGGGTCGTGATACTTTTTCTTCTGCAATATTGAACGCAACAGATTTCCAAGACGAAACCAAAGCAATATTCGTAGGAGAAGAAACTTCGGGGAAACCAAATCATTATGGAGAAATCCAAAGTTTTGAATTACCAAATTCCAAGCTAAAATTGACTTACTCCACTTATTATTTCATCAGAACAAAAAAGAAAAATGTCAACACCATAAAACCGGATTATCTTGTAGAAACATCCTTTAATGATTATGTTAATGGTATAGACCCCGTTTTTGAATTTATAAAAAGTTATCATTAA
- the miaB gene encoding tRNA (N6-isopentenyl adenosine(37)-C2)-methylthiotransferase MiaB: MQEKYIDETKQGEAFAIAERPGNGKKLFLESYGCQMNFSDSEIVASILNEQGYNTTLKVEEADLILLNTCSIREKAEQTVRMRLAQFKNLKKERPNMTVGVLGCMAERLKTKFLDEEQLVDLVVGPDAYRDLPNLLKETDDGRDAINVILSKEETYADINPVRLGGNGVTAFVTITRGCDNMCTFCVVPFTRGRERSRDPHSIIEECVDLWNNGYKEITLLGQNVDSYLWYGGGPKKDFAKASEMQKLTAVNFAQLMEMVANAVPNMRIRFSTSNPQDMSLDVFRVMAKHNNICKYVHLPVQSGSDRILDLMNRQHTRQEYLDLIRQAKEIVPDISFSQDMIIGFCTETEEDHQDTLSLMREVEYDYGYMFAYSERPGTPAHKKMEDDIPADVKQRRLAEVIALQGELSKKRMASYVGRVHEILIEGVSKKNKNQWKGRNSQNAVCVFDMLEGQKIGDIVSVFVHGNTQGTLLGETVL; this comes from the coding sequence GTGCAGGAAAAATATATAGACGAGACCAAACAAGGAGAAGCCTTCGCCATAGCAGAAAGACCTGGAAATGGGAAAAAACTATTTTTGGAAAGTTATGGCTGCCAGATGAACTTCTCTGATTCCGAGATTGTTGCATCCATTCTTAATGAACAAGGTTATAATACGACTTTGAAGGTAGAAGAAGCGGATTTAATTCTTTTAAATACTTGTTCCATCCGTGAAAAAGCTGAGCAAACCGTGAGAATGCGTCTGGCTCAATTCAAGAATCTTAAAAAAGAACGCCCCAATATGACCGTTGGTGTTCTTGGTTGTATGGCAGAAAGATTGAAAACCAAATTTTTAGATGAGGAACAACTCGTGGATTTGGTAGTTGGTCCGGATGCTTACAGAGACCTTCCAAATCTTCTTAAAGAAACCGATGACGGAAGAGACGCCATCAACGTAATTCTCTCAAAAGAAGAAACTTATGCAGACATCAATCCTGTTCGTTTAGGCGGAAACGGCGTTACAGCTTTTGTTACAATTACAAGAGGTTGTGATAATATGTGCACTTTCTGTGTTGTTCCGTTCACAAGAGGTCGTGAAAGAAGCCGTGACCCACATTCTATTATAGAAGAATGCGTTGACCTTTGGAATAATGGTTACAAAGAGATTACATTGCTTGGACAAAACGTGGATTCTTACCTTTGGTATGGAGGTGGTCCTAAAAAAGATTTTGCAAAAGCATCCGAAATGCAAAAATTGACAGCTGTGAATTTTGCTCAATTGATGGAAATGGTTGCGAATGCAGTCCCTAATATGAGAATCAGATTCTCGACTTCCAATCCTCAGGATATGAGTCTGGATGTTTTCCGAGTGATGGCAAAACATAACAATATTTGCAAATATGTTCATTTACCGGTTCAAAGTGGAAGTGATAGAATTCTTGACCTGATGAATCGTCAACACACGCGTCAGGAATATTTGGATTTAATCAGACAAGCTAAAGAAATCGTTCCGGACATTTCTTTTTCACAAGATATGATTATCGGATTCTGTACAGAAACAGAGGAAGACCATCAAGATACATTATCATTAATGAGAGAAGTGGAATACGATTACGGATATATGTTCGCTTATTCTGAAAGACCGGGAACGCCTGCTCACAAAAAGATGGAAGACGACATTCCTGCTGATGTCAAGCAAAGACGTTTAGCGGAAGTGATCGCTTTACAAGGCGAATTGTCCAAAAAAAGAATGGCTTCATATGTTGGTAGAGTTCACGAAATCTTGATTGAAGGTGTTTCTAAAAAGAACAAAAACCAATGGAAAGGTAGAAATTCCCAGAATGCAGTTTGTGTTTTCGATATGTTGGAAGGACAAAAAATTGGTGACATTGTTTCCGTTTTCGTCCACGGGAATACGCAAGGAACGCTTTTGGGAGAAACAGTTTTGTAA